The stretch of DNA TGGCCCCCTGGATCCTCGGGGCAGCGCTTCTGTGCCTGCCTTCTTGCGTCTCTCGCAAGGGTCATAtcttaagaaaataaagtaaaatcaaaaaataaagactatagaCTTCTCGAGGACAGCGATTATGgcttttgtatattcttgcctgaACCAGCCATAAACGCTTACCCATTAGCTTGAATTCAATACGCATTGGCAATATCTATGAGAATGGGCTGGTCTTCATTTTTCAGACAGGTGGCGTGTGCAGAAATCCCCGCTTAGCATATAAATGTGTGTTACCTGGTTTGATAATGTGCTATGATGTCTGGACACTCGTAGCACATGATAGCCTTTGGGGCTGCATGTTAGAAAACCGTGGGATTGTCGCGGTCATGACGCCTTTGACGTCAGGTAAGTATGTTTTTCTGAATCGTCATTATTCTGCAGGATTATGAACTGCAGCTGGCATCATACAGCTCCGGACTGGAAACTCTCCTGAACATACCCATCAAGAGAACCATGGTTCAGTCTCCTTCGGGGGTGATTCTTCAAGAGGTATGGAGATACGCCAGTACACCTGCCCGTCCCTCTGCATCATCTTTTTCCTGTCGTCCCTATACTCCCTGAATTCATGTCTTGCTACAGGGTGTCCACTCAAAAAAGTTTAATAGGAGGTTATCTGCTCTCATGTGAGTCATCGATATGAGATACATTTCAGGAAATGACCAGTGAGAAATCTGTGTCTGTTGTTCATATATTAGAGCCTTTGCAGACACTGGGCTTAAATTCTGGGTTTAGTGAGGGCGACATTTAAAACGTGGAAAATATCTAGTCAATTTCTAGAAGCCAACTTCTCAAATGTGTCAGAGAACAGTACCTGGCAGATGATTTAGGGGGAACACCCTGGGATGATAAGGAGGAAATGCAGGGCTTTTAGCCCtttgttttgctgtatttttcccttttggaattAGCCCGCATGAACAAAGAGCATTCACTCTTTAAATTATCATATCACTTGGAGTTCTCGTGGCTCAGCTGTGAGTGAGCCCAACTAGCACATCCCTGAggatggattaaggatccggcattgccgtgaactgtggtgtaggtcgcagatgtggctcggatcccaagttgttgtggctgtggtgtaggtctgcggctgcagctctgattcgacccctagcctggaaacctccagatgctgggggtgtggccctaaaaagacaaaaagaccaaaaaaaaaaaaagaaattataatatcATTACTGGAttgttttagaaaacaaaattggtCAGCTTGCATATAGGGCTTCTTTTGAATGCAgtagcatttattttttccttttgcttcttttccccaaGGCCGCAGACATTCATGCTCGGTACATAGAACTTCTCACAAGATCTGGAGACTATTACAGATTCTTAAGTGAGATGCTGAAGAGTTTGGAAGATCTGAAGGTAACATACTTGCCTTACTTCCTTGAaggattaaaaaaggaaatagaacttTATTATTGCTGCCTGCTGAGAGCATATGAATAAGGACCTACTCACTAGTAAAACTGTGTCTCCTCTAGACAGTATAATATAGCTTGTTCATAAGTCAGTGAATGAACTTAGGTAATACTTGCAAAATTATAGCTACTTTACCTTGCCAAAACCCCCCATAATTTTATGTAATGTTTGGCCAAGGAATTTGCTTCGTTTCTTTGTGTTAAATGAaggtgaaggagttcctgttgtggctcagtgggttaagaacccaccgtggtctctctgaggatgcaggttcaatcctggatctcacttggtgggttaaggatctggcgctgccgtgactgtggtgtaggccggcagctgcagctccaatccgacccctagcctgggaacttccatatgctgcaggtgtggctgtaaaaataacataaaaataaagaaataagcaagTAAATGAAGGAGAAGATCATCCTGGCCTGGCgggatttgggttttttcctgtcAAGTGGTGGTTTCATTTATTCTCCACTTCTAATACTTGAATTAAGGATCTACGGAAACTTTATAcctagaaataaaggaaacataatTTTGGAAATTGTAAGCTTTTGGTCTTGGGAGAAAATCTCtcatttaaagatgaggaagctggaatttccgtcgtggctcagtggttaacgaatcctattaggaaccatgaggttgtgggttcgatccctggccttgctccgtgggttaaggatccaacgttgccgtgagctgtggtgtaggtctcgggcgcggctcgtatcctgtgttgctgtggctctggcgtaggctggcggccacagctccaattcgacccctagcctgggaacctccatatgccccaggagcggccctagaaaaggcaaaaagacaaaaaataaatacataaataaagatgAGGAAGCTAATAAGACTCCAAGATGATCAATCACGTACTAAGGTCATACAAGCAGTTGACGGAAGAATGATGACAAGAATACAGATTTCTTGAATTTTCATCTAGAAGCTTTTACCTTATCACCCTTTATATATCTGCTTGAGTGTGtctgtaggggtgtgtgtgtgtgtgtgtgtttgtgtgtataggTGTGCAGCAAGAAATAAGAAAGCCCTTTGGTCTGGGGGAGGGAAAGCACTGCTCCTTTCTTCTGATGTCCAGTGTTTCTCTTTCAATATCCTTTCTGATTTTGCTCCCGCAGCTGAAAAATACCAAGATCGAAGTTTTGGAAGAGGAGCTCCGGCTGGCCCGGGATGCCAACTCCGAAAACTGCAATAAGAacaagttcctggaccagaacCTGCAGAAATACCAGGCGGAGTGCTCCCAGTTCAAGGCCAAGCTCGTGAGCCTGGAGGAGCTGAAGCGGCAGGCGGAGCTGGATGGCAAGGCGGCCAAGCAAAACCTAGACAAGTGCTACGGCCAAATCAAAGAGCTCAACGAGAAGATCACCCGACTGACGTACGAGATCGAGGACGAAAAGCGGAGGAGGAAGGCCGTGGAAGACCGCTTCGACCAGCAGAAGAACGACTACGACCAGCTGCAGAAGGCGAGGCAGTGCGAGAAGGAGAGCCTGGGCTGGCAGAAGATAGAGTCGGAGAAAGCCATCCAGGAGAAGGAGTACGAGATAGAGAGGTTGAGGGTTCTGCTGCAGGAGGAGGGCGCCCGCAAGAGAGAGTATGAGAATGAGCTGGCAAAGGTAAGAAACCACTATAATGAGGAGATGAGTAATTTAAGGAACAAGTACGAAACAGAGATAAACGTCACAAAGACCACCATCAAGGAGCTCTCCCTGCAGAGAGAGGACGATGCCAAGAGCCTCCGCGGCCAGCTGGACCGACTCTCGAGGGAGAACCGCGACCTGAAGGATGAGATCGTGCGGCTCAACGACAGCCTCCTGCAGACCACGGAGCAGCGGCGGCGGGCCCAAGAGGACGCCCTGCAGCAGAAGGCCTGCGGCTCCGAGATGCTgcagaagaagcagcagctggaGGTAGAGCTCAAGCAGGTCATCCAGCAGCGCTCCGAGGACAACGCCCGGCACAAGCAGTCCCTGGAGGAGGCGGCCAGGACCATCCAGGACAAGAATAAGGAGATCGAGAGACTCAAGGCGGAGTTTCAGGAGGAGGCCAAGCGCCGCCGGGAATACGAGAGTGAACTGGCCAAGGTAAGGAGCAGTTACGACGAGGAGATCATTAGCCTAAAGAACCAGTTCGAGACGGAGATCAACATCACCAAGACCACCATCCACCAGCTGACCCTGCAGAAGGAGGAGGACACCAGCGGCTACCGCGCCCAGATAGACGGCCTCACCCGGGAAAACCGCAGCCTCTCGGAGGAGGTCAAGCGGCTGAAGAACAGCCTCGCCCAGACCACCGAGAGCCTGCGGAGGGTCGAAGAGAACGTCCAGCAGCAGAAGGCCACGGGCTTGGAGATGTCCCAGCGGAAGCAGCAGCTGGAGGTCGAGCTGAGGCAGGTCACGCAGATGCGGATGGAGGAGAGTGCCCGGTACAAGCAGTCCCTGGATGAGGCCGCCAAGACCATCCAGGACAAAAACAGGGAGATTGAGAGGTTAAAGCAGCTGGTGGAGACGGAAGCCAAGGAGCGCAAGTGCCTGGAGGAGGAAAACGCTCAGCTGCAGCGGGCCCACGGTGACCTGCAGAAAGCCCACGGCAGCGCCACGGAGACCATCAGCAAGCTGAAGGTGCAGGAGCAGGAGCTGCTGCGCCTGAGGATGGACTACGAGCGGGTGTCCCAGGAGAGGGCCGCCAGGGACCAGGACATCGCCCGCTTCCAGAGCTCCCTcaaggagctgcaggtgcagaagcagaaggcagaggaggagctggCGCGGCTGAAGAGGGCCGCCTCCGAAGACTCCTCCAAGAGGaagaagctggaggaggagctggaggccaTGCGGAGGTCCCTGAAGGAGCAGGCCGTCAAGGTCACCAGCCTGACCCAGCAGCTGGAGCAGGCGTCCATCAGCAAGAAGCGGAGCGAGGACGAGCTGCGGCAGCAGCGGGACGTGCTGGAGGGCCAGCTGCGGGAGAAGCAGAGGACCCAGGACGAGCTGCGCAGGCTGGCCTCCGAGGTGGAGGCCCTGCGGCGGCAGCTGCTGCAGGAGCAGGAGAACCTCAAGCAGGCGCACATGCGCAGCGAGCACTTCCAGAAGGCCATCGAGGACAAGAGCAGGAGCCTGAACGAGAGCAAGATCGAAATCGAGAGGCTGCAGTCGCTGACCGAGAACCTGACCAAGGAGCACTTGATGCTGGAGGAGGAGCTGCGGAACCTGCGCCTGGAGTACGACGACTTCCGGCGGGGCCACAGCGAGGTCGACCACGGCAAAAACGCCACCATCTCCGAGCTCCGCAGCCAGCTGCAGATCAGCAACAACCGCACCCTGGAGCTGCAGGGCCTGATTAATGATttacagagagagagggaaaatttGAGACAGGAAATTGAGAAATTCCAAAAGCAGGCGTTAGAGGTATTCACAAATATTTGATCGCAGCTTCCTTGTGTCTCGACTAACCTGCTCCGCCCGCGTCCTCTAACCCGAGCCGTGCTCTTCTCCGCCGGGGCTGGTGCCTGCCAGACGGCTAACTTTTCTTTCGGTTGCTGTGCCACTCTCTGTCCTGATCCTGACACTGCTTTGGGATAGTTTCAGCGCTACTTGCCTGTCTCTTCTGTCACTGTCACTGCATCAAGTGCCCCTCTGGGTGTAACCCGTGCTTGGCTCTGCTTCGAGAATTCTCTCCGGGGTGTGACATCTGAGATCACTGGCTCTCAATGTTCCACTCTTGTCTAGAAGACGGCCTGGCTCTACCTTTGTGGGCTGTGACCCGAGTTTGTAATTGAAATTTTCCCTAGTAAAAGCCACATCAAAGGGGTATTTCTGTGCAGTTTGAAAAGCACTTTTTCCTGCTTGCTTCCATGATTTTTCTGTCTGCATTATCCTGTGCTCTCTTTTGATCATGGGCCTAATATGTTTCTTTCTGTTTGGCTTTCCTGCTTTTCATCTCTAATTAAACCACTGAACTTCTTTAACTGCTAGAGTTTGACTTCTGTGCACAATATTTGtgtggggctgggagtggggtgtGTATATGTCTGTAGATGTGTATTGCTTTGTCGCAGAGCTGAAACAGATGTAGGTATAGCAGGTGTGAAAACCTGCAACAAAACTCTCCATATTTGCTCGTTTCCTTCTATGGAAAAATAATAGTAAGTATAGAAGCCCTTTATCAAAGTGGTAGCACATACCTACAGAATTTTTGTCATGAGCTTGTAAGATAACACAAAAACAGTCCAtccaaggaaaacagagaaagggCAGATAAATGAACATGttgtagaaaaatatttagaaataaaggtTAAACGAGGATAATCCTACGTGACGATCGAatcattggtttttcttttttttcccccattttgttttgtttaccttcTAGGCATCTAATCGGATTCAGGAATCAAAGAGTCAATGCACGCAGGTGGTGCAGGAGAGAGAGAGCCTTCTGGTGAAAATCAAAGTTCTGGAGCAAGACAAGGCCAGGctgcagaggctggaggaggagctgaaCCGCGCCAAAGCGACCCTGGAGGCAGAAAGCCGGCTGAAACAGCGCCTGGAGTGTGAGAAACAGCAGATCCAGAATGACCTGAACCAGTGGAAGACGCAGTATTCCCGCAAGGAGGAGGCTATCCGGAAGATCGAGTCCGAGAGAGAGAAGAGCGAGCGAGAGAAGAACACCTTGCGGAGCGAGATCGAGAGGCTCCAGGCGGAGATCAGGCGGATCGAGGAGCGGTGCCGGCGGAAGCTGGAGGACTCCAGCAGGGAGACGCAGTCCCAGCTGGAGACGGAGCGCTGCCGGCTCCAGCGGGAAATCGACAAGCTCAAGCAGCGGCCCTACGGGTCCCACCGCGAGACCCAGACGGAGTGCGAGTGGGCCGTCGACTCCTCCAAGCTGGTGTTCGACGGACTGAGGAAGAAGGTGACGGCGATGCAGCTCTTCGAGTGCCAGCTGATCGACAAAACGACGCTGGACAAGCTGCTGAAGGGGAAGAAGTCCGTGGAGGAGGTTGCTTCTGAAATCCAGCCTTTCCTTCGGGGCGCGGGGGCCATCGCCGGGGCGTCCGCCTCCCCGAAGGACAAGTACTCTTTGGTGGAGGCCAAGCGAAAGAAGCTGATCACCCCGGAGTCCACGGTCATGCTTCTGGAGGCCCAGGCAGCCACGGGCGGCATCATCGACCCCCACAGGAACGAGAAGCTGACCGTGGACAGCGCCATCGCCCGGGACCTCATCGACTTCGATGACCGTCAGCAGATATACACCGCGGAGAAAGCCGTCACTGGCTTCGATGACCCGTTCTCGGGCAAGACGGTGTCTGTGTCGGAGGCCATCAAGAAAAACCTGATTGATCGGGAAACCGGCTTGCGACTGCTGGAGGCCCAGATCGCTTCCGGGGGGGTGGTGGACCCCGTGAACAGCGTCTTCTTGCCCAAGGACGTGGCCTTGGCTCGTGGGCTGATTGACAGAGATCTGTATCGGTCCCTGAACGACCCCCGGGACGGCCAGAAGAACTTCGTGGATCCCGTCACCAAAAAGAAGGTCAGCTACATGCAGCTGAGGGAGCGGTGCCGGATCGAACCCCACACCGGTCTGCTCCTGCTGTCCGTCCAGAAGAGAAGTATGTCCTTCCAAGGGATCAGACAGCCCGTCACCGTCTCTGAGCTGGTCGACTCTGGTATATTGAGACCCTCCACTGTCAATGAACTGGAATCAGGTCAGATCTCTTACGACGAGGTGGGGGAGAGAATTAAGGACTTCCTCCAGGGTTCAAGCTGCATCGCAGGCATCTACAACGAGACCACGAAACAGAAGCTCGGCATCTATGAGGCCATGAAGATTGGCTTGGTCCGACCCGGTACTGCCCTGGAGCTGCTGGAAGCCCAGGCGGCCACTGGCTTCATCGTGGATCCTGTTAGCAACTTGAGGTTGCCGGTGGAGGAAGCCTACAAGAGAGGGCTGGTGGGTATCGAGTTCAAGGAGAAGCTCCTGTCTGCAGAGCGAGCTGTCACCGGGTACAATGACCCCGAAACGGGAAACATCATCTCCTTGTTCCAAGCCATGAACAAGGAGCTCATCGAAAAGGGCCACGGCATCCGCCTGCTGGAGGCGCAGATCGCCACCGGCGGCATCATCGACCCGAAGGAGAGCCACCGCCTGCCGGTCGACATAGCGTACAAGAGGGGCTACTTCAACGAGGAGCTCAGCGAGATTCTCTCGGATCCAAGCGACGACACAAAAGGCTTCTTTGACCCGAACACCGAAGAAAACCTGACCTACCTGCAGCTGAAAGAAAGATGCATCAAGGACGAGGCAACCgggctctgcctcctgcccctgaaagaaaagaagaaacaggtgCAGACGTCACAAAAGAACACCCTCCGGAAGCGCAGGGTGGTCATAGTTGACCCCGAAACCAACAAGGAGATGTCTGTCCAGGAGGCCTACAAGAAGGGCCTCATAGATTACGAGACCTTCAAAGAACTGTGTGAGCAGGAGTGCGAGTGGGAAGAGATAACCATCACTGGCTCGGACGGCTCCACCCGGGTGGTCCTGGTGGACAGGAAGACGGGCAGCCAGTACGACATTCAAGACGCCATCGACAAGGGCTTCATCGACAGGAAGTTCTTTGACCAGTACCGATCCGGCAGCCTGAGCCTCACTCAGTTCGCTGACATGATCTCCTGGAAGAATGGTGTCACCAGCACTGGCGGCGGTGGCGGCACCGGGGGTAGCGTCAGCGATGATGTGTTCAGCACCTCCCGACACGAGGCCGTCAGCAAGATCGCCACCATCGCCAGCGCCCGGAATTTAACCATCCGGAGTAGCTCTCTGTCCGACCCCCTGGAGGAGTGGAGCCCCATCGCAGCCATCTTCGACACGGAAAACCTGGAGAAGATCTCCGTCACGGAGGGCATAGAGCGGGGCATCGTGGACAGCATCACCGGGCAGAGGCTCCTGGAGGCCCAGGCCTGCACGGGCGGCATCATCCACCCAACCACGGGGCAGAAGCTGTCCCTTCAGGACGCGGTCGCCCAGGGCGTCATCGACCAGGATATGGCCACCCGGCTGAAGCCTGCTCAGAAAGCCTTCATCGGCTTCGAGGGggtgaaggggaagaagaagatgTCAGCGGCGGAGGCGGTGAAAGAGAAATGGCTCCCCTACGAGGCGGGCCAGCGCTTCCTGGAGTTCCAGTATCTCACCGGGGGCCTGGTGGACCCCGAAGTGAA from Sus scrofa isolate TJ Tabasco breed Duroc chromosome 7, Sscrofa11.1, whole genome shotgun sequence encodes:
- the DSP gene encoding desmoplakin isoform X1, with protein sequence MSCNGGSHPRINTLGRMTRAESGPDLRYEMTCGGIGGGGGGGGGGTSRMYYSRRCTVTEQNSDGYGQTGTMSRHPNQNTIQELLQNCSDCLMRAELIVQPELKYGDGIQLSRSRELDEYFAQANDQMEITDGLIREMRQMGQPCDAYQKRLLQLQEQMRALYKAISAPRVRRASSKGGGGYTCQSGSGWDEFTKRLTSECLGWMRQQRVEMDTVAWGVDMASVEQHINSHRSLHNAIGDYRWQLDKIKADLREKSAIYQLEEEYENLLKASFERMDHLRQLQSIIQAASREIMWINDCEEEELLYDWSDRNTNIAQKQEAFSIRMSQLEVKEKELNKLKQESDQLVLSQHPASDKIEAYMDTLQTQWSWILQITKCIDVHLKENAAYFQFFEEAQSTEAYLKGLQDSIRKKYPCDKNTPLQRLLEQIKELEKEREKILEYKRQVQNLVNKSKKIVQLKPRNPDYRSNKPIILRALCDYKQDQKIIHKGDECILKDNNERSKWYVTGPGGVDMLVPSVGLIIPPPNPLAVDLSSKIEQYYEAILALWNQLYINMKSLVSWHYCMIDIEKIRAMTIAKLKTMRQEDYMKTISDLELHYQEFIRNSQGSEMFGDDDKRKMQTQFTDAQKHYQTLVIQLPGHPQHQTVTTTEITHVGSCQDVNHHQVIELNRETDKQETWILMELQKVRRQMEHCEGRMTLKNILLADQGSSHHITVKINELKSIQNDSQAIAEVLNQLKDMLANFRGSEKYCYLQNEIFGLFQKLENINGVTDGYLNSLCTVRSLLQAILQTEDMLKVYEARLTEEETVCLDLDKVEAYRCGLKKIKNDLNLKKSLLATMKTELQKAQQIHSQTSQQYPLYDLDLGKFSEKVTQLTDRWQRIDKQIDYRLWDLEKQIKQLRNYRDNYQAFCKWLYDAKRRQDNLESMKFGDSSTVLRFLNEQKNLHSEISGKRDKSEEVQKIAELCANSIKDYELQLASYSSGLETLLNIPIKRTMVQSPSGVILQEAADIHARYIELLTRSGDYYRFLSEMLKSLEDLKLKNTKIEVLEEELRLARDANSENCNKNKFLDQNLQKYQAECSQFKAKLVSLEELKRQAELDGKAAKQNLDKCYGQIKELNEKITRLTYEIEDEKRRRKAVEDRFDQQKNDYDQLQKARQCEKESLGWQKIESEKAIQEKEYEIERLRVLLQEEGARKREYENELAKVRNHYNEEMSNLRNKYETEINVTKTTIKELSLQREDDAKSLRGQLDRLSRENRDLKDEIVRLNDSLLQTTEQRRRAQEDALQQKACGSEMLQKKQQLEVELKQVIQQRSEDNARHKQSLEEAARTIQDKNKEIERLKAEFQEEAKRRREYESELAKVRSSYDEEIISLKNQFETEINITKTTIHQLTLQKEEDTSGYRAQIDGLTRENRSLSEEVKRLKNSLAQTTESLRRVEENVQQQKATGLEMSQRKQQLEVELRQVTQMRMEESARYKQSLDEAAKTIQDKNREIERLKQLVETEAKERKCLEEENAQLQRAHGDLQKAHGSATETISKLKVQEQELLRLRMDYERVSQERAARDQDIARFQSSLKELQVQKQKAEEELARLKRAASEDSSKRKKLEEELEAMRRSLKEQAVKVTSLTQQLEQASISKKRSEDELRQQRDVLEGQLREKQRTQDELRRLASEVEALRRQLLQEQENLKQAHMRSEHFQKAIEDKSRSLNESKIEIERLQSLTENLTKEHLMLEEELRNLRLEYDDFRRGHSEVDHGKNATISELRSQLQISNNRTLELQGLINDLQRERENLRQEIEKFQKQALEASNRIQESKSQCTQVVQERESLLVKIKVLEQDKARLQRLEEELNRAKATLEAESRLKQRLECEKQQIQNDLNQWKTQYSRKEEAIRKIESEREKSEREKNTLRSEIERLQAEIRRIEERCRRKLEDSSRETQSQLETERCRLQREIDKLKQRPYGSHRETQTECEWAVDSSKLVFDGLRKKVTAMQLFECQLIDKTTLDKLLKGKKSVEEVASEIQPFLRGAGAIAGASASPKDKYSLVEAKRKKLITPESTVMLLEAQAATGGIIDPHRNEKLTVDSAIARDLIDFDDRQQIYTAEKAVTGFDDPFSGKTVSVSEAIKKNLIDRETGLRLLEAQIASGGVVDPVNSVFLPKDVALARGLIDRDLYRSLNDPRDGQKNFVDPVTKKKVSYMQLRERCRIEPHTGLLLLSVQKRSMSFQGIRQPVTVSELVDSGILRPSTVNELESGQISYDEVGERIKDFLQGSSCIAGIYNETTKQKLGIYEAMKIGLVRPGTALELLEAQAATGFIVDPVSNLRLPVEEAYKRGLVGIEFKEKLLSAERAVTGYNDPETGNIISLFQAMNKELIEKGHGIRLLEAQIATGGIIDPKESHRLPVDIAYKRGYFNEELSEILSDPSDDTKGFFDPNTEENLTYLQLKERCIKDEATGLCLLPLKEKKKQVQTSQKNTLRKRRVVIVDPETNKEMSVQEAYKKGLIDYETFKELCEQECEWEEITITGSDGSTRVVLVDRKTGSQYDIQDAIDKGFIDRKFFDQYRSGSLSLTQFADMISWKNGVTSTGGGGGTGGSVSDDVFSTSRHEAVSKIATIASARNLTIRSSSLSDPLEEWSPIAAIFDTENLEKISVTEGIERGIVDSITGQRLLEAQACTGGIIHPTTGQKLSLQDAVAQGVIDQDMATRLKPAQKAFIGFEGVKGKKKMSAAEAVKEKWLPYEAGQRFLEFQYLTGGLVDPEVNGRISTEEAIRKGFIDGRAAQRLQDTSSYAKILTCPKTKLKISYKDAINRSMVEDITGLRLLEAASVSSKGLPSPYNVSSAPGSRSGSRSGSRSGSRSGSRSGSRRGSFDATSNSSYSYSYSFSSSSIGH
- the DSP gene encoding desmoplakin isoform X2 codes for the protein MSCNGGSHPRINTLGRMTRAESGPDLRYEMTCGGIGGGGGGGGGGTSRMYYSRRCTVTEQNSDGYGQTGTMSRHPNQNTIQELLQNCSDCLMRAELIVQPELKYGDGIQLSRSRELDEYFAQANDQMEITDGLIREMRQMGQPCDAYQKRLLQLQEQMRALYKAISAPRVRRASSKGGGGYTCQSGSGWDEFTKRLTSECLGWMRQQRVEMDTVAWGVDMASVEQHINSHRSLHNAIGDYRWQLDKIKADLREKSAIYQLEEEYENLLKASFERMDHLRQLQSIIQAASREIMWINDCEEEELLYDWSDRNTNIAQKQEAFSIRMSQLEVKEKELNKLKQESDQLVLSQHPASDKIEAYMDTLQTQWSWILQITKCIDVHLKENAAYFQFFEEAQSTEAYLKGLQDSIRKKYPCDKNTPLQRLLEQIKELEKEREKILEYKRQVQNLVNKSKKIVQLKPRNPDYRSNKPIILRALCDYKQDQKIIHKGDECILKDNNERSKWYVTGPGGVDMLVPSVGLIIPPPNPLAVDLSSKIEQYYEAILALWNQLYINMKSLVSWHYCMIDIEKIRAMTIAKLKTMRQEDYMKTISDLELHYQEFIRNSQGSEMFGDDDKRKMQTQFTDAQKHYQTLVIQLPGHPQHQTVTTTEITHVGSCQDVNHHQVIELNRETDKQETWILMELQKVRRQMEHCEGRMTLKNILLADQGSSHHITVKINELKSIQNDSQAIAEVLNQLKDMLANFRGSEKYCYLQNEIFGLFQKLENINGVTDGYLNSLCTVRSLLQAILQTEDMLKVYEARLTEEETVCLDLDKVEAYRCGLKKIKNDLNLKKSLLATMKTELQKAQQIHSQTSQQYPLYDLDLGKFSEKVTQLTDRWQRIDKQIDYRLWDLEKQIKQLRNYRDNYQAFCKWLYDAKRRQDNLESMKFGDSSTVLRFLNEQKNLHSEISGKRDKSEEVQKIAELCANSIKDYELQLASYSSGLETLLNIPIKRTMVQSPSGVILQEAADIHARYIELLTRSGDYYRFLSEMLKSLEDLKLKNTKIEVLEEELRLARDANSENCNKNKFLDQNLQKYQAECSQFKAKLVSLEELKRQAELDGKAAKQNLDKCYGQIKELNEKITRLTYEIEDEKRRRKAVEDRFDQQKNDYDQLQKARQCEKESLGWQKIESEKAIQEKEYEIERLRVLLQEEGARKREYENELAKASNRIQESKSQCTQVVQERESLLVKIKVLEQDKARLQRLEEELNRAKATLEAESRLKQRLECEKQQIQNDLNQWKTQYSRKEEAIRKIESEREKSEREKNTLRSEIERLQAEIRRIEERCRRKLEDSSRETQSQLETERCRLQREIDKLKQRPYGSHRETQTECEWAVDSSKLVFDGLRKKVTAMQLFECQLIDKTTLDKLLKGKKSVEEVASEIQPFLRGAGAIAGASASPKDKYSLVEAKRKKLITPESTVMLLEAQAATGGIIDPHRNEKLTVDSAIARDLIDFDDRQQIYTAEKAVTGFDDPFSGKTVSVSEAIKKNLIDRETGLRLLEAQIASGGVVDPVNSVFLPKDVALARGLIDRDLYRSLNDPRDGQKNFVDPVTKKKVSYMQLRERCRIEPHTGLLLLSVQKRSMSFQGIRQPVTVSELVDSGILRPSTVNELESGQISYDEVGERIKDFLQGSSCIAGIYNETTKQKLGIYEAMKIGLVRPGTALELLEAQAATGFIVDPVSNLRLPVEEAYKRGLVGIEFKEKLLSAERAVTGYNDPETGNIISLFQAMNKELIEKGHGIRLLEAQIATGGIIDPKESHRLPVDIAYKRGYFNEELSEILSDPSDDTKGFFDPNTEENLTYLQLKERCIKDEATGLCLLPLKEKKKQVQTSQKNTLRKRRVVIVDPETNKEMSVQEAYKKGLIDYETFKELCEQECEWEEITITGSDGSTRVVLVDRKTGSQYDIQDAIDKGFIDRKFFDQYRSGSLSLTQFADMISWKNGVTSTGGGGGTGGSVSDDVFSTSRHEAVSKIATIASARNLTIRSSSLSDPLEEWSPIAAIFDTENLEKISVTEGIERGIVDSITGQRLLEAQACTGGIIHPTTGQKLSLQDAVAQGVIDQDMATRLKPAQKAFIGFEGVKGKKKMSAAEAVKEKWLPYEAGQRFLEFQYLTGGLVDPEVNGRISTEEAIRKGFIDGRAAQRLQDTSSYAKILTCPKTKLKISYKDAINRSMVEDITGLRLLEAASVSSKGLPSPYNVSSAPGSRSGSRSGSRSGSRSGSRSGSRRGSFDATSNSSYSYSYSFSSSSIGH